The Methanomassiliicoccales archaeon region CAAGACCACATTCGAATTGTTCCCGACAGATGCTCTCACTGCGGGAAGTGCATCGAACCTTGTCCTGTCCTCAGCTTTGGCAACTCCGCCTTTGAATTCTAATTATTTGTTCATCCCATCCATTATATTTTTCTTCGATTTACCCCAACGCAGACTCGGACTGCCCCCGCGCTCAACGCACGAAATCAATCCCGTCGTCGTCCTCTATGCGACGAGATTTCCCCCTCGATCTAGGTGCCAATTCATCAACCAGCTTATCCTCATAATCGTAATCGCTTCGACCGAGCATATATTTAGATCTTGCACCAGTTACAATGAGCAAGACTTTTATTGTACCCTTCAGCTCAGGTTCGATTGAGCAACCCCAGATTATTCTTGCCCTTTCATTGACGCTATTTGTGACGATCTCCGCTGCTCTTTGAGCCTCTGCAACAGTCATGTCAGGACCACCGACAACTCTGATCAATGCTCCCTTAGCGTCCTTCAGGTCAATTTCTCCAAGTAACGGCGAAGTGAGCGCTTCCTTGACTGCAGCTTCGACCCGATCTTCATCATCATTTGATTCGCCGATGCCAACGAAAGATATTCCGCCTTCCCTCATAACAGTTTGGATATCACTATAGTCAAGGTTCACCAAGCCAGGTTTCGTAATTATCTCCGTCAGACCCTTCATAGTTTGCATCAAGACTTCATCCGCAACTTTGAAGGCAGCCTCGATTGGTAACTTAGGCACAAGCTCAAGCAACTTATCATTTGGAATTACTATTGTCGTGTCACAAACACGGCGCAACTTGTCAAGTCCAGCTAACGCGTTTTCCATTCTCACCGTTCCTTCAGCCTTAAACGGCAAGGTTACAACTCCGATAGTAAGGGCTTGGAGGGATTCCTTAGCGATTCTCGCAACGAAATGTGCAGCGCCAGTACCGGTTCCACCGCCCATTCCCGCGGTGACGAAGACGATATTGGCACCCCTCAAATATTCCCTGATTTCAAGTTCATTTTCTCGGGCTGCCTGTTCACCAACCTCAGGTATGGCACCTGCACCGAGACCCCTTGTTGCGGTTCTACCGATAAGTATCTTCTTTGGCGCTCTGATCGTTAACAGGTGCTTAGCATCAGTATTGATCGCACACAATTGCGCACCGCTGATGCCAGCATCAACGCATCTATTTATGGTATTGGAGCCGCCGCCACCGCAACCAATAATCTTAATGCATACATCCATTTGAGCGGCAATTCGACGTAGCTCCTCGTCAACATCCGAAGAACCTTCCGCGGGCATTTGCCCCGCCTGCGAATTATTACCCAGAGTCTTTGATACTTCTAATGCATGCTTAACCAACGAATTAACCATGAGTGCATCCCTCGTTTTACGATAAGTTGCAACTGGAATATAAATATTGCGTATGGCCCAGCTAACTAGACGCTGAGTTTTGCGGTTGTTTTCAATTGAGAATATTATTGAATCAATACGAATGGATTGATGAAAAAGCAATTAGAATAGAAGAATATCGTGAATCGCTATGTTTACCCGATGATTTGCATCACGATTTCAGGCCACATCACAAGATGAATGCTCGGTTCCCCTTCAAATTTTCTAAAATAGCGTTGGTATATGTCCTCGCTTGATGATTGCATAAACCCAGATGAAAGCTTCAAACAAACTATGCCAATCGTGTAAAGTGTGAAGACAGCTGATCGATCTTTATTTTCGATGCGCTTCTTAAAATTGTCATCGTAATATGCTAAAAATTCATCTTCGAGAAATGCTCTGAGCGCTTCGATCGCTTCCGATCTCTTTCCAGTTACCGTGCTTGAAGTAACGGAATCCACGAGCTCATGCAGTCTTGAAATTACCCAGACATCAGCACCAGCGAGTTCCGCAGGAGGCATATTTGGCCTTTCTGTAACAATCTCGTTCACAATCTTGCCGATCCGAAGAAGTTCATTTCGAATAGTTGCTTCTTTCATGCGTTCTTCAATGATTTCTCTTGTTTCATCATATCTTCTTGATCTGCTTGCCTTAACAGCCTTCTTTAGCGATTCCTCAATTGCTCCGCCAAAAACACCTATCCTTGTGAGGTCTGGAGCCATCCTCAAAATGTCAACAATGTATGACCTGAGTTGCTCAGCGCTTCGATATCTATGCTTGACAAATTCTAGACAAGATGAGATGTCCTTAATCGCCTCGATGACTTCCCCATCAAGGAAAGTCTGCTTAGACACTTCAGCAAGCGCCTCGATATCATCCACTGGAATATCCTTATTCCTTGCCATCGCTGCCAGTAGAAGTGTTTGCTCGTAAAAAGACGCGTATGTGATTGCATGAATACCCGCGCGTTCGCCAAGGAACGCCAAGACAGCCCTGCGTACTTCTCTACTTGGATGGATGATATTGTTCAGCACGGCATCCATGCCGATCCGTGATTTTGTAAGCTCTGACAGACAGTGGCGAACGCTCTTCTGCACCTTATCATTCGGATGATGGTAATATTTCAGCAATATGGCAATCATCTCATAGGGATCTTTTACTCCATGTCGCAAAATTCTTTTTTCAAGGCGTTTCCGCTCAGATGCGAGAGGAGATTTCAGCGATCGAACCAAAATTTTCTCAATTTTCATTCCCTCAGTTGCTTTCTTTTCCGCGGGCGCAAAAATCCGATGCAACGAAAAGCGTACCATAGCCTCGTGATGATATCGCTTCCAGACATACATGAAGATTTCTCAGCCAAGTGGCAAATTCTCCTCGATGAATAATAGTTATTTTGCCAAATTTCGAAAATGCGCATATAGAATAAACATCATGCTTCCGATCTGGATAATCCAAGAAACTGTGAGTTTTATAGAAAAAGCTTTTATGTTGACTCTTCGATTATACTCCTTGTAACGCTTGTGGAGAGAGTGGGCTAGATGGCTGAATTATCTCAGATTCGAAATGTTTTAGACGAAATTAAGAGGATCGATCATGTCTTGGATGTTTCATTAGTATCAAGAGGTGGAATGTATATAACAGGAGATCCGCCACGAGGCGTGCACCAGGAAACATTTGCCGCCATGGCGGCTATAATTATTGGAGCTGCAGAAACAACTTCAGCTGAACTCAAGGATACTTTGAATAAAGTCGTGCTTCATCTTTCGGGAAGAAATCTCATATTGACAGGCGCAGGACCACGATATCTCATCGCTCTCGCGACGGATCCTTCTGCCGATATCAATAAAATTGCCACCGACGCCAAAGAGAAAATTGCAAAAGTGGAATCATCGCTATGATCAGAGCCTTCTCATCCCTCTTGTGACCCATTCTGAAATGCATTTTACTCCATACCCGATAGTACCTAATGGTTTTCTTGAACTCCCTTCTGCTCTTGTGCTTTTCTCTAGAATTTCCAAAATCAGATCATCGGCGTCCTCGCAATTATCAGAAAAAATCGTAGAAGCTGCCCCAATTTGACGTAACGAGTGTGCATCGCTGCCGCCCGTCTCAGCACAACCGATAATCGCGCGAAGATTAGCTGCCTTATCATTGGATCGGAACGATGATCTCGCATTTATGGTCTCAATTGCATCGAATTTATTCTTGAGAATTTCTTTCGCTCCAATGCCTGACCACCATCTGTATGGGTGAGGTGCAACCGCGATGCCACCGCTATCATGAATATACTCTATTGTTTCTTCAACACTCATATCGCGCGGTATTAGCTCAGTAATGCCATACCCAATTACGTGGCCTGTACTACATGTTATTTCGATTCCTGGGAGTACAATGATATCATTCTTTCTCATATTCATAGCGCGTATAGATCCTTCTATAGAATTGTGATCGACAATCGCAAATCCCTTAATTCCAAGAGCTTTACATCTTGCTGCAATATCTTCAACTTCAAGTTTGGAATCCCCTGAGTAAATCGAATGAATGTGCAAATCAACCTTCATCTGATAAGTGCCCCTTTGCAAATGTCCTCGTCCACCGTAATCTGCACACCAGACTCAGTGAAAAGCGGAAGTGCATGAGAAGAATCCTCCGATGGCAGGAACACTGCAACCTTTGTGCCTTTTTTCAGTTTTGCAGACTTTGCATCGAGATTGATACGTTTTCCAATATCAACAGCATTGAGATCCATAACTTCTCCAACAATTAGCTTCAATTCTTGGAATTCCGAAAAACTCAGCATTTTTCCACTTGGAGACATGCCGGAATTAACCTTAGTTCCTGCTGGAACTTTTTCGTGCGGTGTTAGAAGGACAACTTTCCCCCCATGTTCCGCTGCTAACAACATACCCTGGGATTCAACGCCCCTTAGCTTCGCCGGCTGAAGGTTCGTCACTACAACAATCTGCTTCCCAATCAGCTTGTCTTTGGGGTAATGGCCTTTCAATCCTGCTACAAGTCTGATTCTTTTCCCAACTTCTACATCTAGTATGTAGAGTTTATCGGCATTTGGATGATCACTAATCCCAACAATTTCACCTACCCTGAGATCGAGTTTCTCAAAATCCTTAAACATAGACGAATCCTCCGCAATTTCAACCTTCGAAAAAAGCGGGTATGGTTCCCTTAACTGCTGGCCCACGAGTAGCGGCGTTGAAATCCATGACCACCCCCTGCTCGTGATGTCCTCATCATAGCCAAGAAATTTCCATACCTCTGCAGATGATCGTGGGAGAAAGGGGTAAGACATGATTGCAAGAGCTTTAACGATTTCAAGATTCAGATGAAGAACGGATCCACAACGTTCTCTGTTTTCCTTAAGCAGGCTCCATGGCGCAACACTATCGAAAAATCTATTTCCAAATTGGGCTAGGTCCATCACAGACTTCAGTGCTCTCTTAAATTGACAGGAAGACAGGTATTGATCGAACTCCTCAACAGTTCTTGATACTGCCTGAGACACTCTTTTCATTTCGTCTTCTATCCCAATGCAAGGAGGAACTATGCCAAAATGCCTATGAGTAAAACTCAGCACTCTGTGATAGTAGTTACCCAGGGTAGCAACGAGCTCGTTGTTGATTTTCGCTTCGAAATCATCCCAACTAAACTCTGTATCTCTGTTCTCAGGCATGTTTGATGCAAGGTAGTATCTAATCGCATCGGGATCAAAACGGAGGAGCATACTTGGTATATCTATACTCACGCCTCGACTTTTGGAAAGCTTCTCACCTTTGAATGTCAGATATTCATTTGCAGGAACATCATACGGAAGATTTAATCCACCATAACCCATAAGTATTGCTGGCCAGATGATTGTATGAAAAGGTATATTGTCCTTTCCGAGGAAGTAGTAGTGCTTTGCTTCAGGATCTGTCCAGAAATCCTTCCATCTTTCTGGTAAACCTATTCTTTCAGACCACTCAATAGAGGCAGAAAGATAGCCTATTACCGCTTCGAACCACACATAAATGACTTTATTATCCCATCCAGGCAGAGGTACGCTAACGCCCCAAGACATGTCTCGTGTAATGGGTCTATCATTCAATCCTGCTTCAAGCCAGTTTCTTGTAAATGTTTGCACATTAGGTTTCCAGTAATTTTTATCCTTTATATAATCAAGCAGAGGATCTACAAATTCGCTGAGCTTAAAGAAGTAATGTTCAGTTTCTTTCAGTATGGGCTTTGATGAGCATATTGTGCATCTTGCATCCTCGAGCTCGCCTGGTTGAAAAGTCGCTCCACATTTGTCACACTGATCACCTCTAGCCCTTTCAAATCCGCATTTGACGCATTTA contains the following coding sequences:
- the ftsZ gene encoding cell division protein FtsZ; protein product: MVNSLVKHALEVSKTLGNNSQAGQMPAEGSSDVDEELRRIAAQMDVCIKIIGCGGGGSNTINRCVDAGISGAQLCAINTDAKHLLTIRAPKKILIGRTATRGLGAGAIPEVGEQAARENELEIREYLRGANIVFVTAGMGGGTGTGAAHFVARIAKESLQALTIGVVTLPFKAEGTVRMENALAGLDKLRRVCDTTIVIPNDKLLELVPKLPIEAAFKVADEVLMQTMKGLTEIITKPGLVNLDYSDIQTVMREGGISFVGIGESNDDEDRVEAAVKEALTSPLLGEIDLKDAKGALIRVVGGPDMTVAEAQRAAEIVTNSVNERARIIWGCSIEPELKGTIKVLLIVTGARSKYMLGRSDYDYEDKLVDELAPRSRGKSRRIEDDDGIDFVR
- a CDS encoding class I tRNA ligase family protein — translated: MYVWKRYHHEAMVRFSLHRIFAPAEKKATEGMKIEKILVRSLKSPLASERKRLEKRILRHGVKDPYEMIAILLKYYHHPNDKVQKSVRHCLSELTKSRIGMDAVLNNIIHPSREVRRAVLAFLGERAGIHAITYASFYEQTLLLAAMARNKDIPVDDIEALAEVSKQTFLDGEVIEAIKDISSCLEFVKHRYRSAEQLRSYIVDILRMAPDLTRIGVFGGAIEESLKKAVKASRSRRYDETREIIEERMKEATIRNELLRIGKIVNEIVTERPNMPPAELAGADVWVISRLHELVDSVTSSTVTGKRSEAIEALRAFLEDEFLAYYDDNFKKRIENKDRSAVFTLYTIGIVCLKLSSGFMQSSSEDIYQRYFRKFEGEPSIHLVMWPEIVMQIIG
- a CDS encoding roadblock/LC7 domain-containing protein, producing MAELSQIRNVLDEIKRIDHVLDVSLVSRGGMYITGDPPRGVHQETFAAMAAIIIGAAETTSAELKDTLNKVVLHLSGRNLILTGAGPRYLIALATDPSADINKIATDAKEKIAKVESSL
- a CDS encoding PHP-associated domain-containing protein, producing MKVDLHIHSIYSGDSKLEVEDIAARCKALGIKGFAIVDHNSIEGSIRAMNMRKNDIIVLPGIEITCSTGHVIGYGITELIPRDMSVEETIEYIHDSGGIAVAPHPYRWWSGIGAKEILKNKFDAIETINARSSFRSNDKAANLRAIIGCAETGGSDAHSLRQIGAASTIFSDNCEDADDLILEILEKSTRAEGSSRKPLGTIGYGVKCISEWVTRGMRRL
- the metG gene encoding methionine--tRNA ligase — encoded protein: MSRILVCTAWPYSNSAIHLGHVAGSLLPGDIFAKFQRLKGNEVLMVSGSDQHGTPVTVRAEKEGVSPEEIAERYHKINSDAIKGLLITFDLFTKTHTTNHFRVVHEVFLRLLEKGHLYKKETLQYFCEQCNRFLPDRYVEGKCVKCGFERARGDQCDKCGATFQPGELEDARCTICSSKPILKETEHYFFKLSEFVDPLLDYIKDKNYWKPNVQTFTRNWLEAGLNDRPITRDMSWGVSVPLPGWDNKVIYVWFEAVIGYLSASIEWSERIGLPERWKDFWTDPEAKHYYFLGKDNIPFHTIIWPAILMGYGGLNLPYDVPANEYLTFKGEKLSKSRGVSIDIPSMLLRFDPDAIRYYLASNMPENRDTEFSWDDFEAKINNELVATLGNYYHRVLSFTHRHFGIVPPCIGIEDEMKRVSQAVSRTVEEFDQYLSSCQFKRALKSVMDLAQFGNRFFDSVAPWSLLKENRERCGSVLHLNLEIVKALAIMSYPFLPRSSAEVWKFLGYDEDITSRGWSWISTPLLVGQQLREPYPLFSKVEIAEDSSMFKDFEKLDLRVGEIVGISDHPNADKLYILDVEVGKRIRLVAGLKGHYPKDKLIGKQIVVVTNLQPAKLRGVESQGMLLAAEHGGKVVLLTPHEKVPAGTKVNSGMSPSGKMLSFSEFQELKLIVGEVMDLNAVDIGKRINLDAKSAKLKKGTKVAVFLPSEDSSHALPLFTESGVQITVDEDICKGALIR